One segment of Sphingomonas qomolangmaensis DNA contains the following:
- a CDS encoding septal ring lytic transglycosylase RlpA family protein yields the protein MAAVLIATLLLAGCAGRDYRPVADTPVRIGPSYTVRGVTYVPAADPRYDELGSASWYGNESGNQTANGERFRPKGISAAHKTLPLPSYVEVTSLSTGRTILVRVNDRGPFARGRLIDLSRGAADLLGMRVAGGGAVRVRRVDPPARDAARLRAGKPASERPTVSGRVLDNLRAQLAAGERAGLVPR from the coding sequence ATGGCCGCCGTGCTGATCGCCACGCTGTTGCTCGCGGGCTGCGCGGGGCGCGACTATCGGCCGGTCGCCGATACGCCGGTCCGGATCGGCCCGTCCTACACGGTGCGCGGCGTCACCTATGTGCCGGCGGCGGACCCGCGCTACGACGAACTGGGCAGTGCGAGTTGGTACGGCAATGAATCGGGCAACCAGACCGCCAATGGCGAGCGGTTCCGGCCCAAGGGGATCAGCGCGGCGCACAAGACGCTGCCGCTGCCGAGCTATGTCGAGGTGACCTCGCTCTCGACCGGGCGGACGATCCTGGTGCGCGTCAACGATCGTGGCCCGTTTGCACGCGGTCGGCTGATCGACCTTTCGCGCGGTGCTGCTGATCTGCTGGGGATGCGCGTGGCGGGGGGTGGCGCGGTGCGGGTGCGCCGGGTCGATCCGCCGGCGCGCGATGCTGCGAGGCTGCGCGCGGGAAAGCCGGCTAGCGAACGGCCTACCGTCAGCGGCAGGGTGCTCGACAATCTTCGCGCGCAATTGGCGGCGGGCGAGCGGGCGGGGCTGGTCCCACGGTAG
- a CDS encoding metal/formaldehyde-sensitive transcriptional repressor — translation MGHLAADTDRMTARVRRIAGQIAAVERAIAADAPCATTLHLVAAVRGAVAGLMDELVEEHLREHVAAQGLSDAERIAGADELATVLKRHFR, via the coding sequence ATGGGACATTTAGCTGCCGATACAGATCGCATGACCGCGCGCGTTCGCCGGATCGCCGGGCAGATTGCCGCAGTCGAGCGCGCGATTGCCGCCGACGCGCCGTGCGCGACGACGCTCCACCTCGTCGCCGCGGTGCGCGGCGCGGTGGCGGGGCTGATGGACGAACTGGTCGAGGAGCATCTGCGCGAGCATGTCGCGGCACAGGGGCTGAGCGATGCCGAACGGATCGCGGGAGCCGACGAGCTCGCGACCGTGCTGAAACGGCATTTTCGATGA
- the dmeF gene encoding CDF family Co(II)/Ni(II) efflux transporter DmeF, which yields MSDAVGPVDAAHPCSRSHDYLGAAHDANARRTQWVVLLTAAMMVVEIVAGYATGSMALLADGFHMATHAGALGVAAIAYRYARRHAHDPRYSFGTGKVGDLAGFASALVLMLFAGGIALESARRLFDPGTVAFGEATVVAVVGLLVNLASALLLSGGHHHGHSHAHDHAEHDHAEHGHDHVEHAHGHGHDNNLRAAYLHVLADALTSVLAIVALLAGRYLGWNWLDPVIGIVGAGVIAHWSWGLLRDTAAVLLDTSDEALVADLRARVEAPGDVRVTDLHVWRIGAGARAAIVEVTGADADALARARLAGAAVAHLSVAVR from the coding sequence ATGAGCGACGCGGTTGGACCGGTCGATGCGGCGCACCCCTGCTCGCGCTCGCACGATTATCTCGGCGCGGCGCATGACGCCAATGCGCGGCGGACGCAGTGGGTGGTGTTGCTGACCGCCGCGATGATGGTCGTCGAGATCGTCGCGGGTTACGCGACCGGATCGATGGCGCTGCTCGCGGACGGCTTCCACATGGCGACGCATGCCGGCGCGCTCGGGGTGGCGGCGATCGCCTATCGCTATGCCCGGCGGCACGCGCATGATCCGCGCTACAGCTTCGGGACGGGCAAGGTCGGCGACCTCGCGGGGTTCGCCTCGGCGCTGGTGTTGATGCTGTTCGCCGGTGGGATCGCGCTCGAATCGGCGCGGCGGCTGTTCGATCCGGGGACCGTGGCGTTCGGTGAGGCTACGGTGGTTGCGGTGGTGGGGCTGCTGGTGAACCTCGCGAGCGCGTTGCTGCTATCGGGCGGGCATCATCACGGGCATTCGCACGCGCACGACCATGCCGAGCACGACCATGCCGAGCACGGGCATGACCATGTCGAGCACGCGCATGGCCATGGGCACGACAATAATCTGCGCGCGGCCTATCTGCACGTGCTGGCCGATGCGCTGACGTCGGTGCTGGCGATCGTCGCGCTGCTCGCCGGGCGGTATCTGGGGTGGAACTGGCTCGATCCGGTGATCGGGATCGTCGGCGCGGGGGTGATCGCGCATTGGTCTTGGGGGTTGCTGCGCGATACCGCGGCGGTGCTACTCGATACGAGCGACGAGGCGCTGGTCGCCGATCTGCGCGCGCGGGTGGAAGCGCCGGGCGATGTTCGCGTCACCGACCTGCACGTGTGGCGGATCGGTGCGGGGGCGCGGGCTGCGATCGTCGAGGTGACGGGCGCAGATGCGGACGCGCTGGCGCGGGCCCGGCTCGCCGGCGCGGCGGTGGCGCATCTGTCGGTTGCGGTGCGCTGA